Proteins encoded together in one Capricornis sumatraensis isolate serow.1 chromosome 3, serow.2, whole genome shotgun sequence window:
- the CAMK2N1 gene encoding calcium/calmodulin-dependent protein kinase II inhibitor 1, with protein sequence MSEVLPYGDEKLSPYGDGGDVGQVFSCRLQDTNNFFGAGQNKRPPKLGQIGRSKRVVIEDDRIDDVLKNMTDKAPPGV encoded by the exons ATGTCGGAGGTGCTGCCCTACGGCGACGAGAAGCTGAGCCCCTACGGCGACGGCGGCGACGTGGGCCAGGTCTTCTCCTGCCGCCTGCAGGACACCAACAACTTCTTCGGCGCCGGGCAGAACAAGCGGCCGCCCAAGCTGGGCCAGATCGGTCGGAGCAAGCGGG TTGTTATTGAAGATGATAGGATTGATGACGTGCTGAAAAACATGACAGACAAGGCTCCTCCTGGTGTCTAA